The Metabacillus litoralis genome contains a region encoding:
- a CDS encoding TRAP transporter large permease subunit codes for MRSYLILIMCFLFLIQYFVQQTWLGYVVVILVLAAFFASVKEAKGFPRIIGSIMMGTGMILEFYKGAGINGISEGMLLILPLLCLVTLAPLLSIPLKLGGYFEAIDLLLRNLLHHPKRLFAGITTSLFILSPILSLGSVRLISEFLSDLKLPSAMSAKSYLIGFSSAILWSPYFASVSLVLYYLDMSVGKYILYGIGLSVLSLIIGNMLFALWEKKHPIRHGTAPELPLTEKSRKQLVLLALFVSLLMSFSLAIEYVTKWSMIVIVCIISCILPLLWAVTTKSWSKLLPLLKDYRDHSVPMMNNEIMLFSSAGLLAHAIQGTNLANSVSNLLTVVANQSFLLFALCVIILVVMITYIGIHQIAVIAALAMQLNADQLGISSLSLAMLLLLCWSISTALSPFSGLNLMVCRLVGISGFEAGIRANGVHLTVMAILGLGIIMFIS; via the coding sequence TTGCGGAGTTATCTTATATTAATCATGTGTTTTCTGTTTTTAATTCAATACTTTGTTCAACAAACATGGTTAGGGTATGTTGTTGTCATATTAGTATTAGCGGCTTTTTTTGCAAGTGTGAAAGAAGCAAAAGGTTTTCCGCGAATTATTGGGTCGATCATGATGGGAACGGGTATGATATTAGAATTCTATAAAGGTGCAGGAATTAATGGAATAAGTGAAGGCATGTTACTTATACTACCTTTACTTTGTTTAGTAACACTTGCGCCACTGCTCTCAATCCCTCTTAAATTAGGGGGGTATTTTGAAGCCATAGATTTACTGTTGCGAAATTTATTACACCACCCCAAACGACTTTTCGCAGGGATTACCACTTCTTTGTTTATCTTAAGCCCTATTTTAAGCTTAGGCTCCGTTCGTTTAATTAGTGAATTTCTTTCAGATTTAAAACTTCCTTCAGCTATGTCTGCCAAAAGCTATCTTATCGGGTTCTCTTCAGCTATCCTATGGTCTCCCTACTTCGCATCTGTTTCCTTAGTTCTTTATTATTTGGATATGTCTGTTGGAAAATATATTTTATACGGAATTGGATTATCAGTTTTATCACTAATAATCGGAAACATGTTATTTGCTTTATGGGAGAAAAAACATCCAATTCGACATGGAACAGCTCCTGAACTTCCATTGACGGAAAAGTCAAGAAAACAGTTAGTTTTATTAGCCCTGTTTGTTTCATTACTTATGTCATTTTCCTTAGCTATTGAGTATGTAACAAAATGGTCAATGATTGTGATTGTTTGTATCATATCCTGCATACTACCCTTATTATGGGCGGTTACCACAAAAAGCTGGTCAAAATTGCTTCCTTTGTTAAAAGATTATCGAGACCATTCCGTACCGATGATGAATAATGAAATCATGTTATTTAGCTCTGCAGGATTATTAGCACATGCCATACAAGGAACAAATCTAGCTAATTCGGTAAGTAACCTGTTAACAGTTGTCGCGAATCAATCATTTTTATTATTTGCCTTATGCGTAATTATACTTGTTGTTATGATTACGTATATTGGTATTCACCAAATTGCCGTGATTGCCGCACTTGCGATGCAACTTAATGCAGATCAGCTTGGAATTAGTTCACTGTCACTAGCTATGTTGCTCTTACTTTGCTGGTCCATTTCAACTGCATTAAGTCCATTCTCGGGTTTAAACTTAATGGTCTGCAGACTTGTTGGTATATCAGGATTTGAAGCAGGAATTCGTGCAAATGGAGTTCATCTTACTGTTATGGCCATACTTGGACTGGGTATTATCATGTTTATTAGTTAA
- the kdgD gene encoding 5-dehydro-4-deoxyglucarate dehydratase, translating into MTENRKAPTGILGFPTAPYNENGNIDEQALAANIQFLIDSGLSSIFIACGSGEFHALNKAEYQTMIEVAVAVTNQKVPVYSGVGGSISEAVELVTLSEDLGVDGYLILPPYLIEGEQEGLYNYYKKILSSSQLNAILYQRDNAVLQLPILQRLLEEFPQIVGIKDGQGNMELNLELTQTIGNRVEWLNGMPFAEITMPAYKGIGFNSYSSAISNYLPHISRLYFEALLEGKDNIANEIYRDVLLPINHIRKQRKGYAVSLIKAGMEIMGFQVKNTVRPPCVPVEEEHYQQLKKIIENTLEKYPIQNNAVSSSID; encoded by the coding sequence ATGACTGAAAATAGGAAGGCACCAACGGGAATTTTAGGATTTCCAACCGCACCATATAACGAAAACGGTAACATCGATGAACAGGCGTTAGCAGCAAATATTCAGTTTTTAATTGATTCAGGGCTCTCATCTATCTTTATTGCGTGTGGTTCAGGTGAATTTCATGCACTAAATAAAGCTGAGTACCAAACAATGATTGAGGTCGCTGTGGCTGTTACAAATCAAAAGGTTCCTGTTTATTCAGGAGTCGGTGGATCCATTTCGGAGGCGGTTGAGTTAGTAACACTGTCAGAAGATTTAGGAGTAGATGGGTATTTAATTCTTCCTCCATACCTAATTGAAGGGGAACAAGAAGGATTATACAACTATTACAAAAAGATTCTTAGTAGCAGCCAATTAAATGCCATTCTTTATCAGAGAGATAATGCGGTCTTGCAATTACCGATATTGCAACGGTTATTAGAAGAATTTCCTCAGATTGTAGGCATAAAAGATGGTCAAGGAAATATGGAATTAAACCTTGAGTTAACACAAACCATTGGCAATCGAGTGGAATGGTTAAACGGCATGCCATTTGCAGAAATCACGATGCCAGCTTACAAAGGAATTGGATTTAACTCATATTCTTCTGCTATATCAAACTATCTTCCACATATCTCAAGGTTGTATTTTGAAGCATTATTGGAAGGGAAAGACAATATAGCCAATGAGATTTATAGAGATGTTCTTCTTCCGATTAACCACATTAGAAAACAACGAAAAGGTTATGCGGTGTCATTAATTAAGGCTGGAATGGAAATCATGGGCTTTCAAGTAAAAAACACCGTTCGACCACCTTGTGTTCCAGTTGAAGAAGAACATTATCAACAACTAAAGAAAATTATAGAAAACACTTTAGAGAAATATCCCATTCAAAACAACGCAGTAAGTAGCTCTATAGATTAA
- a CDS encoding tripartite tricarboxylate transporter substrate binding protein: MKKSFKGMLMFLMLILVAGIFAGCSQSTTNEGESSQENGNSSDYPSKPITVVVPAGAGGDTDANARLLGKYLEKELGQPVVISNVTGAGGTVGAKEVLDADPDGYTALFFHNSLLLNRIMGLTQDSYDSFKLAGIAVLDQGNTFMVSGDSKFENLQDMVEYARENPGEVSIATEVGGFTHLQLLALQKDQGIELNIVDVGGAAEKVTALLGGHVDIVPTSLGLVKDYVESGDMRTLGIMATDRVDLMSDVPTFVEQGVNSEFEKFFFFGFNPDTPDEIVDAFSKAVENVVNDEEYVKEAEKFLVTPTYMNSEEAFDYMKKTEEKYIEINKE; encoded by the coding sequence ATGAAAAAATCGTTTAAGGGTATGTTAATGTTTCTGATGCTTATTTTAGTCGCAGGTATTTTTGCTGGTTGTTCACAATCTACGACCAACGAAGGGGAAAGCAGTCAAGAAAACGGTAATTCCAGTGATTATCCATCAAAACCAATTACAGTTGTTGTACCAGCAGGCGCAGGTGGAGATACAGATGCAAATGCGAGATTACTAGGAAAATATTTAGAAAAGGAATTAGGTCAACCGGTCGTAATTTCGAACGTAACTGGTGCAGGCGGTACAGTAGGGGCAAAAGAAGTATTAGATGCCGATCCTGATGGGTATACAGCATTATTTTTCCATAACTCATTATTGTTAAATAGAATTATGGGGCTTACACAAGATAGTTATGATTCTTTTAAATTAGCAGGGATTGCTGTTTTAGATCAAGGAAACACTTTTATGGTTAGTGGAGATTCTAAATTTGAAAATCTTCAAGATATGGTTGAATATGCTCGTGAAAATCCAGGTGAAGTATCGATTGCAACAGAGGTTGGGGGCTTTACACACTTACAGCTACTAGCATTACAAAAAGATCAAGGCATTGAACTAAACATTGTAGATGTTGGAGGAGCAGCTGAAAAAGTAACAGCTTTACTTGGAGGCCATGTTGATATCGTTCCAACATCACTAGGATTAGTTAAGGACTATGTTGAGTCTGGTGATATGAGAACACTTGGGATAATGGCAACTGACCGAGTTGATCTTATGTCTGATGTTCCAACATTTGTTGAACAAGGTGTAAACAGTGAGTTTGAAAAATTCTTCTTCTTTGGTTTTAATCCAGACACTCCCGATGAGATTGTTGACGCGTTCTCAAAAGCTGTTGAGAATGTAGTAAATGACGAGGAATATGTAAAAGAAGCAGAAAAATTCTTAGTAACACCAACTTATATGAATTCTGAAGAAGCATTTGATTATATGAAGAAAACAGAAGAGAAATATATTGAGATAAATAAAGAGTAG
- a CDS encoding alpha/beta hydrolase, with protein MKKKRIITGSICAILLVAAYFFVGNYFYNFALNVDREKEFLEDNPNLQQSDAVVASVAEEAELADDDFEQKYSPTELSVISTDKEQLKLNAFVYENEQADHKWAIVVHGYNGKAKSMTRYVRNFYEKGYNVLAPDLRGHGESEGDYIGMGWHDRKDMLLWIDQIVKKDQDAEIVLFGVSMGGATVMMTSGEELPSNVKVIVEDCGYSSVSDVFVYQLDDLFGLPEFPVMNAANTVTKFRAGYDLYDASALEQVSKSVTPMLFIHGDADTFVPFEMLDKVYKAANVEKEKLVISGANHGDAEKVDPKAYWGTVWQFVDRYIN; from the coding sequence ATGAAAAAGAAACGAATCATTACTGGCTCAATTTGTGCAATTTTACTAGTAGCTGCCTATTTTTTTGTAGGAAACTATTTTTACAATTTTGCTTTAAATGTTGATCGAGAGAAAGAATTTTTAGAAGATAACCCAAACTTACAGCAAAGCGATGCAGTTGTTGCATCTGTCGCAGAGGAAGCAGAGCTTGCTGATGATGATTTTGAGCAAAAATATAGTCCTACGGAGCTTAGCGTTATTTCGACTGATAAAGAACAATTAAAGTTAAATGCGTTTGTTTATGAAAATGAACAAGCTGATCACAAGTGGGCAATTGTTGTTCATGGTTATAATGGTAAGGCAAAATCAATGACGAGATATGTTCGGAATTTTTATGAAAAAGGCTACAATGTGCTTGCACCGGACCTTCGCGGACATGGAGAGAGTGAAGGGGATTATATTGGCATGGGCTGGCACGATCGTAAAGATATGTTACTGTGGATTGATCAAATTGTTAAAAAGGATCAGGATGCAGAAATTGTTTTATTCGGTGTATCAATGGGTGGAGCAACAGTCATGATGACATCTGGGGAAGAGTTACCATCAAACGTGAAAGTAATTGTAGAAGATTGTGGTTACTCGTCTGTAAGTGATGTGTTTGTGTATCAGCTAGACGATCTTTTCGGTTTACCTGAATTTCCTGTCATGAATGCAGCGAATACGGTAACGAAGTTTCGCGCCGGATATGATTTATATGATGCATCTGCTCTAGAGCAAGTTTCCAAAAGTGTAACACCAATGTTATTTATTCATGGTGATGCTGATACGTTTGTCCCGTTCGAAATGCTGGATAAAGTCTATAAGGCAGCAAATGTGGAGAAGGAAAAGCTGGTTATCTCAGGCGCTAATCATGGAGATGCGGAGAAAGTGGACCCTAAGGCTTATTGGGGTACTGTGTGGCAATTTGTTGATCGTTATATAAATTAA
- the gucD gene encoding alpha-ketoglutaric semialdehyde dehydrogenase GucD, whose translation MAVETKNKTYKNFINGAWTESLSGDVQKSINPANYDDVVGYVQMSTKEEVDQAVAAAKEAQKAWRKLAGSERGAYLYKAADILEKRLDEVAETMTREMGKTLPEAKGETARGVAILRYYAGEGMRKVGDVIPSTDSKALMFTSRVPLGVVGVITPWNFPVAIPIWKMAPALIYGNSVVLKPAQETAVTAAKVIECFEEAGFPAGVVNFVTGSGSVIGPAITENPDVSGITFTGSNGVGKGIGQAALSRGAKYQLEMGGKNPVIVAADADIDLAVEATISGAFRSTGQKCTATSRVIVEAAVYETFKEKLVEKTKEITVGNGLQDGIWMGPSASEGQLNTVLSYIEKGKEEGARLLVGGNRLTGVEYDKGFYVEPTIFDNVTSDMTIAQEEIFGPVIALIQVNSMEDALALANDVQYGLSASIFTTNISNMLSFIEDMEAGLVRINAESAGVELQAPFGGMKQSSSHSREQGEAAKEFFTSIKTVFVK comes from the coding sequence ATGGCTGTAGAAACAAAAAACAAAACATACAAAAACTTTATAAACGGGGCTTGGACTGAATCTTTAAGTGGTGACGTTCAAAAGAGTATTAATCCTGCAAACTATGATGATGTTGTTGGCTATGTTCAAATGTCTACCAAAGAAGAAGTAGATCAAGCTGTTGCTGCAGCAAAGGAAGCACAAAAAGCATGGCGTAAATTAGCTGGAAGTGAACGAGGTGCCTATTTATATAAAGCTGCTGATATTTTAGAAAAACGTTTAGATGAAGTTGCTGAAACGATGACTCGTGAAATGGGAAAAACTCTTCCAGAAGCAAAAGGTGAAACAGCTCGTGGTGTAGCAATTCTTCGTTATTATGCTGGCGAAGGCATGCGTAAAGTCGGAGATGTGATCCCATCAACAGATAGCAAGGCATTAATGTTCACAAGCAGAGTTCCTTTAGGAGTTGTTGGTGTGATTACACCTTGGAATTTCCCAGTCGCAATTCCGATTTGGAAAATGGCTCCAGCTCTTATTTATGGTAACTCTGTTGTATTAAAACCAGCTCAAGAAACAGCTGTTACAGCAGCAAAAGTAATTGAATGCTTTGAAGAAGCAGGCTTTCCTGCAGGTGTTGTTAATTTCGTTACTGGCTCTGGCTCTGTTATTGGTCCTGCAATCACTGAGAATCCAGATGTGAGTGGTATTACGTTCACAGGATCAAATGGTGTTGGTAAAGGAATTGGTCAAGCAGCATTAAGTCGTGGAGCAAAATATCAGCTTGAAATGGGTGGGAAAAACCCTGTTATCGTTGCTGCTGATGCAGATATAGATCTTGCTGTTGAAGCAACAATTAGTGGAGCGTTCCGTTCAACAGGTCAAAAATGTACAGCAACTAGTAGAGTTATTGTTGAGGCTGCTGTTTATGAAACATTCAAAGAAAAACTAGTTGAAAAAACGAAAGAAATTACAGTTGGAAATGGCTTGCAAGATGGCATTTGGATGGGACCATCTGCAAGTGAAGGACAACTAAACACTGTGCTTTCTTACATTGAAAAAGGAAAAGAAGAAGGTGCTCGACTGCTTGTAGGTGGAAACCGTTTAACAGGGGTTGAATATGATAAAGGCTTTTATGTTGAACCAACTATTTTTGATAACGTAACTTCAGATATGACAATTGCTCAAGAAGAAATTTTCGGACCAGTTATTGCTCTTATCCAAGTTAACTCAATGGAAGATGCACTAGCACTTGCAAATGATGTTCAATATGGATTAAGTGCTTCTATCTTCACAACAAATATTTCAAACATGCTTTCATTTATAGAAGATATGGAAGCTGGACTTGTTCGTATTAATGCTGAAAGTGCTGGAGTTGAGCTGCAAGCACCATTTGGTGGAATGAAACAGTCAAGCTCACATTCTCGTGAACAAGGTGAAGCAGCTAAAGAATTCTTCACTTCTATTAAAACAGTTTTTGTAAAGTAA
- the garD gene encoding galactarate dehydratase: MSFKKTNEIPLFIKVNSKDNVAIIVNSKGLPEGTSFPCGLTLVDYVPQGHKVTLSDLEAGDAIIRYGEVIGYAQSTMKKGSWVKESFIQMPTPPELDALPLATKIPDPQPPLEGYTFLGYRNPDGTAGIKNILGITTSVQCVAGVLDYAVNRIKKEILPNYPNVHDVVAINHTYGCGVAINAPEAAIPIRTIQNIATHPNLGGEVMVVGLGCEKLAPGRLVPDGDHEKILSLQDQNGFINMIEMIMNMAEERLKTLNERERVICPVSDLVVGLQCGGSDAFSGVTANPAVGYAADLLVRAGATVMFSEVTEVRDAVHLLTPRALNAEVGRELIHEMKWYDDYLQRGEADRSANPSPGNKKGGLSNVVEKSLGSIVKSGTSAINGVVPPGEKAKQKGLLFAATPASDFVCGTLQLASGMHLQIFTTGRGTPYGLAMAPVIKVSTRNSLQEQWKDLIDVNAGQIATGEASIEEVGWELFHFILDVASGRKQTWADKWGLYNNLALFNPAPVT, translated from the coding sequence ATGTCTTTTAAAAAAACAAACGAAATTCCACTCTTTATAAAAGTAAATTCAAAAGATAATGTAGCGATTATCGTTAATTCAAAAGGGCTGCCGGAAGGAACTTCCTTTCCGTGTGGTCTAACCTTGGTTGATTATGTACCCCAAGGTCATAAAGTAACATTATCTGATTTAGAGGCTGGCGATGCGATTATTCGGTATGGAGAAGTCATCGGATATGCCCAATCAACAATGAAAAAAGGCAGCTGGGTGAAAGAATCTTTCATTCAGATGCCAACCCCTCCAGAGTTAGATGCATTACCGTTAGCAACAAAGATACCAGATCCACAGCCACCTTTAGAGGGATATACGTTTTTAGGATATCGCAATCCTGATGGCACCGCTGGTATTAAAAATATACTAGGTATCACAACAAGTGTTCAATGTGTTGCAGGCGTGCTTGATTATGCAGTAAACAGAATCAAAAAGGAAATACTTCCAAACTATCCTAATGTTCATGATGTTGTCGCAATTAATCATACATATGGATGTGGAGTTGCAATTAATGCTCCTGAAGCAGCTATTCCGATTCGGACGATTCAAAATATTGCCACACACCCAAACCTTGGCGGAGAAGTGATGGTGGTTGGCTTAGGCTGTGAAAAGTTAGCACCAGGTCGATTAGTGCCTGATGGAGATCATGAAAAAATTCTTTCATTACAAGATCAAAATGGTTTTATCAATATGATTGAAATGATCATGAATATGGCAGAGGAGCGCTTGAAAACATTAAATGAGCGTGAAAGAGTCATTTGTCCCGTTTCTGACCTAGTTGTAGGTTTACAATGTGGTGGTAGTGATGCGTTTTCTGGTGTTACAGCAAATCCAGCTGTAGGGTATGCTGCTGATTTACTAGTTAGAGCAGGGGCAACGGTTATGTTTTCGGAAGTTACAGAAGTACGCGATGCTGTACATTTATTAACTCCAAGAGCCTTGAATGCAGAAGTTGGCCGTGAACTAATTCATGAAATGAAGTGGTATGATGACTATTTACAGCGAGGAGAAGCGGACCGAAGCGCAAATCCTTCACCAGGCAATAAAAAGGGTGGATTGTCCAATGTGGTTGAAAAATCATTAGGATCCATTGTGAAATCCGGTACCTCTGCGATCAATGGTGTTGTGCCGCCAGGAGAAAAAGCAAAGCAAAAAGGATTACTTTTTGCGGCAACTCCAGCAAGTGATTTTGTATGTGGTACACTACAATTAGCTTCTGGAATGCATCTTCAGATTTTCACAACAGGTCGCGGTACTCCATATGGTTTAGCAATGGCTCCAGTTATTAAAGTATCAACGCGGAATTCATTACAAGAACAGTGGAAGGATTTAATTGATGTGAATGCTGGTCAAATTGCAACAGGTGAAGCATCTATTGAAGAAGTTGGTTGGGAACTTTTTCATTTTATTTTAGATGTTGCAAGTGGACGAAAGCAAACATGGGCTGACAAGTGGGGGTTGTACAATAATTTAGCATTATTTAATCCTGCTCCTGTAACATAA